From the Clavibacter phaseoli genome, one window contains:
- a CDS encoding triose-phosphate isomerase family protein: protein MYLGHADTVAWCRAVAGIARAHPATAGGEAEIVVLPSYLSVPAAVGILDGVAAVGAQDLATEHAGAFTGEVSGGQIRELGGAFVEVGHAERRRLFGETDAVVRRKADAALRAGLVPMICLGEEAEGDPADAARECVRQLDDALALASERGHGGRIVVAYEPRWAIGAAEPASDAHIRGVCRELRAHVGALDAHPGSAVVYGGSAGPGLLTRIGDDVDGLFLGRFAHDPRAVAAILDEVHARAAAPPAPDASR from the coding sequence ATGTACCTCGGGCACGCCGACACGGTCGCGTGGTGCCGGGCGGTCGCGGGCATCGCGCGCGCCCACCCGGCGACCGCGGGCGGCGAGGCCGAGATCGTGGTGCTGCCGTCGTACCTGTCGGTGCCGGCCGCCGTCGGGATCCTCGACGGGGTCGCCGCCGTCGGCGCGCAGGACCTCGCGACCGAGCACGCGGGCGCCTTCACGGGCGAGGTGTCGGGCGGGCAGATCCGGGAGCTGGGCGGCGCGTTCGTCGAGGTCGGGCACGCCGAGCGGCGGCGCCTCTTCGGCGAGACGGACGCGGTCGTGCGGCGGAAGGCGGACGCGGCCCTGCGGGCCGGGCTCGTGCCGATGATCTGCCTCGGCGAGGAGGCGGAGGGGGATCCCGCCGACGCCGCCCGGGAGTGCGTCCGGCAGCTCGACGACGCGCTCGCCCTCGCGTCCGAGCGCGGGCACGGCGGGCGGATCGTGGTCGCGTACGAGCCGCGGTGGGCGATCGGCGCAGCCGAGCCCGCCTCGGACGCGCACATCCGCGGCGTCTGCCGGGAGCTGCGCGCGCACGTCGGGGCGCTCGACGCGCACCCGGGGTCCGCCGTCGTCTACGGCGGCAGCGCGGGGCCGGGCCTCCTCACCCGCATCGGGGACGACGTCGACGGCCTGTTCCTCGGCCGCTTCGCGCACGATCCGCGGGCGGTCGCCGCGATCCTCGACGAGGTGCACGCGCGCGCCGCGGCCCCGCCGGCGCCCGACGCCTCCCGCTGA
- a CDS encoding carboxymuconolactone decarboxylase family protein, protein MTERPERDPRPRQAGGGRRTLGGFAPKLAALTDDVLFDDVWNRPELSPRDRSLVTVAVLAAGGDLDQLAFHLGRGVENGLTREELVEAITHVAFYAGWPKGMGAMGVAQRVLGG, encoded by the coding sequence ATGACCGAGCGCCCCGAGCGGGATCCCCGGCCGAGGCAGGCGGGCGGCGGCCGGCGGACGCTGGGCGGATTCGCCCCGAAGCTCGCCGCCCTGACGGACGACGTGCTCTTCGACGACGTCTGGAACCGCCCCGAGCTGTCGCCGCGCGACCGCAGCCTCGTCACCGTGGCGGTGCTCGCCGCGGGCGGGGACCTCGACCAGCTCGCGTTCCACCTCGGCCGCGGCGTGGAGAACGGCCTGACCCGCGAGGAGCTGGTCGAGGCGATCACCCACGTCGCCTTCTACGCCGGCTGGCCGAAGGGCATGGGCGCCATGGGCGTCGCGCAGCGCGTGCTCGGCGGGTAG
- a CDS encoding cupin domain-containing protein → MIIEPDRPATRNPPERFAGEVWLEPIVAPHDGDQRTVVGRVRFAPGARTAWHSHARGQYLHVTAGIGRFGTRDGRILEVHAGQTLYTPPGEEHWHAAAPGSAMEHLAILEGADDPADTTSWAEHITDGEYDGR, encoded by the coding sequence ATGATCATCGAACCCGACCGCCCCGCCACCAGGAACCCGCCGGAGCGGTTCGCCGGCGAGGTCTGGCTGGAGCCGATCGTCGCCCCCCACGACGGCGACCAGCGCACCGTCGTCGGACGGGTGCGCTTCGCCCCCGGCGCCCGCACCGCCTGGCACTCGCACGCGCGCGGCCAGTACCTCCACGTCACCGCCGGGATCGGCCGCTTCGGCACGCGCGACGGCCGCATCCTCGAGGTCCACGCCGGGCAGACGCTCTACACGCCGCCGGGCGAGGAGCACTGGCACGCCGCCGCGCCGGGATCCGCCATGGAGCACCTCGCGATCCTGGAGGGCGCGGACGACCCGGCGGACACGACCTCCTGGGCCGAGCACATCACCGACGGCGAGTACGACGGCCGCTGA
- a CDS encoding helix-turn-helix transcriptional regulator yields the protein MDRPGLADFLRARREALQPSDVGLPPGARRRTAGLRREEIAAVVGMSADYWARLEQRRGPQPSDQMLTAIARGLRLGLDERDHLFRLAGQGTPRRARRSPHVSPGLMRVLDRLDDAPALVITELGETLVQNRLASALFGDDTTWSGLDRSGVHRWFAHPEERGHYPERDHERQGRLQVAQLRVAASQADPDPLAAEVLASLLATSAEFRRYWELQEVGSRFDERKTLVHPEVGEIEVHCQALFTEDQSQVLLVLTPVPGSGAAEALALLGVVGEQRFTGS from the coding sequence ATGGACCGTCCCGGACTCGCCGACTTCCTCCGTGCGCGCCGGGAGGCGCTGCAGCCCTCCGACGTGGGCCTGCCCCCGGGCGCCCGTCGCCGCACCGCGGGTCTCCGCCGCGAGGAGATCGCGGCCGTGGTCGGCATGTCGGCCGACTACTGGGCGCGGCTCGAGCAGCGCCGGGGCCCGCAGCCCTCCGACCAGATGCTCACCGCCATCGCCCGCGGGCTCCGGCTCGGCCTCGACGAGCGCGACCACCTCTTCCGCCTGGCCGGCCAGGGGACGCCCCGGCGGGCCCGGCGGTCGCCGCACGTGAGCCCCGGCCTGATGCGCGTGCTCGACCGCCTCGACGACGCCCCCGCCCTCGTCATCACCGAGCTCGGCGAGACGCTCGTCCAGAACCGCCTCGCCTCCGCCCTGTTCGGCGACGACACCACCTGGAGCGGCCTCGACCGCAGCGGCGTGCACCGCTGGTTCGCCCATCCCGAGGAGCGCGGGCACTACCCCGAGCGCGACCACGAGCGGCAGGGGCGCCTCCAGGTCGCCCAGCTGCGGGTCGCCGCGTCCCAGGCCGACCCGGATCCGCTCGCCGCCGAGGTGCTCGCGAGCCTGCTCGCGACGAGCGCGGAGTTCCGTCGCTACTGGGAGCTCCAGGAGGTGGGGAGCAGGTTCGACGAGCGGAAGACCCTGGTGCATCCCGAGGTGGGCGAGATCGAGGTCCACTGCCAGGCGCTCTTCACGGAGGACCAGTCGCAGGTGCTGCTCGTCCTGACCCCGGTGCCGGGATCCGGGGCCGCGGAGGCGCTCGCGCTGCTCGGCGTCGTGGGGGAGCAGCGGTTCACCGGGTCGTGA
- a CDS encoding GntR family transcriptional regulator — protein sequence MTTGLPFDATSMPARQGLRDRVYDLVLDMLMGSAMEPGSRLAIDQIARDLHVSPTPVREALVQLERTGLVAREAHKGYRVAPPIAGEQLEALFDARIVLEGGATALAAADPARLVPALEDALAAHEETTRRIRASADGAEMPVGLIREYFVVDWDFHHRIFAATGNPFLLDMSEAISTRVHRMRQTMRTGVHDADDAVHEHRAIIDAVAEGPEAAAAAMRAHIERVRERSRDDAAGSPA from the coding sequence GTGACCACCGGCCTCCCGTTCGACGCGACCTCGATGCCCGCGCGGCAGGGCCTGCGCGACCGCGTCTACGACCTCGTGCTCGACATGCTCATGGGATCCGCGATGGAGCCGGGCTCGCGCCTCGCCATCGACCAGATCGCGCGCGACCTGCACGTATCGCCCACGCCCGTCCGCGAGGCGCTCGTGCAGCTGGAGCGCACCGGACTCGTCGCGCGCGAGGCGCACAAGGGCTACCGGGTGGCCCCGCCCATCGCCGGCGAGCAGCTCGAGGCGCTGTTCGACGCGCGGATCGTGCTCGAGGGCGGCGCGACGGCCCTGGCCGCGGCGGATCCCGCGCGCCTCGTGCCCGCGCTCGAGGACGCCCTCGCGGCGCACGAGGAGACGACCCGCCGGATCCGCGCGTCCGCCGACGGCGCCGAGATGCCCGTGGGCCTCATCCGCGAGTACTTCGTCGTGGACTGGGACTTCCACCACCGCATCTTCGCGGCCACCGGCAACCCGTTCCTCCTCGACATGTCCGAGGCGATCTCCACCCGCGTGCACCGCATGCGCCAGACGATGCGCACGGGCGTGCACGACGCCGACGACGCCGTGCACGAGCACCGGGCGATCATCGACGCCGTCGCCGAGGGACCTGAGGCGGCCGCCGCCGCCATGCGCGCGCACATCGAGCGCGTGCGCGAGCGGTCGCGCGATGACGCGGCCGGATCCCCCGCCTAG
- a CDS encoding helix-turn-helix domain-containing protein, translated as MDNSDEVRAFLTSRRARLRPTEVGLPDLGGRRRVQGLRREEVAMLTGVSPEYYARMERGRIAGVSTQVLESLAGVLRLDAAERAHLADLARGAQASERSRPRRRPSPGVRPGVHTALAAITGAPAFVRNGAMDILAANALGRAFYAPVFDGAGDGVPNLAEFNVFDPAARAFYPDWMAAVDATVAVLRLEAGRDPFDERITAVIGALSTRSAAFRDRWANADVRRHDGVRKDAHHPVVGDISLQLVGTELLADPGLSLMIYAAAPGSPAEDQLRLLATWAATDAGDRSAPASLTRHDPTPGGAP; from the coding sequence ATGGACAACAGCGACGAGGTGCGCGCCTTCCTCACGTCCCGGCGCGCGCGGCTCCGTCCCACCGAGGTCGGCCTGCCCGACCTCGGCGGCCGGCGCCGCGTGCAGGGGCTCCGCCGCGAGGAGGTCGCCATGCTCACGGGCGTCTCGCCCGAGTACTACGCGCGGATGGAGCGCGGGCGGATCGCGGGGGTGTCCACGCAGGTCCTCGAGTCGCTCGCGGGGGTCCTCCGGCTCGACGCCGCCGAGCGCGCGCACCTCGCCGACCTGGCGCGCGGCGCGCAGGCGTCGGAGCGGTCGCGCCCGCGCCGCCGCCCGTCCCCCGGGGTCCGGCCGGGGGTCCACACCGCGCTCGCCGCCATCACGGGAGCCCCCGCGTTCGTCCGCAACGGCGCGATGGACATCCTCGCGGCCAACGCCCTGGGCCGCGCCTTCTACGCGCCCGTCTTCGACGGCGCCGGGGACGGCGTGCCGAACCTCGCGGAGTTCAACGTCTTCGATCCCGCCGCGCGCGCCTTCTACCCGGACTGGATGGCCGCGGTCGACGCGACCGTCGCCGTGCTGCGGCTGGAGGCCGGCCGCGACCCCTTCGACGAGCGCATCACCGCGGTCATCGGCGCGCTGTCGACGCGGAGCGCGGCCTTCCGCGACCGCTGGGCCAACGCGGACGTCCGCCGGCACGACGGCGTCCGGAAGGACGCGCACCACCCGGTCGTCGGCGACATCTCGCTGCAGCTCGTCGGCACCGAGCTGCTCGCCGACCCCGGCCTGTCGCTCATGATCTACGCGGCCGCGCCCGGCAGCCCCGCCGAGGACCAGCTGCGCCTCCTCGCGACCTGGGCCGCGACGGACGCCGGCGACCGCTCGGCCCCCGCCTCCCTGACCCGCCACGACCCGACCCCCGGAGGAGCCCCATGA
- a CDS encoding aldo/keto reductase, whose product MHTRTLGQGLEVSAIGLGCMGMSQSYGPNPGTRDDMTAVIRSAVDLGVTFFDTAEVYGPHVNEELVGEAIEPVRDRVVVATKFGWDIRDGASVGLDSRPERIRAVAEASLRRLRTDAIDLLYQHRVDPKVPIEDVAGTVGELIAEGKVRHLGLSEASAETIRRAHAVHPVTAVQSEYSLWTRDPEADVLPTLAELGIGLVPFSPLGKGFLTGGVDASTTFAEGDVRGTIPRFTAENRAANQALVDHVSALAAAKGATSGQVALAWLLARQPWIVPIPGTRRTSRIEENAGATAVGLSADEVADLSSLAERVGVRGDRYNQIHMGYVDR is encoded by the coding sequence ATGCACACGCGCACGCTCGGACAGGGACTCGAGGTGTCCGCCATCGGCCTCGGCTGCATGGGCATGTCCCAGAGCTACGGCCCGAACCCCGGCACCCGCGACGACATGACCGCCGTGATCCGCTCCGCCGTCGACCTCGGCGTCACGTTCTTCGACACCGCGGAGGTGTACGGGCCGCACGTGAACGAGGAGCTCGTGGGCGAGGCCATCGAGCCGGTCCGCGACCGCGTCGTCGTCGCCACCAAGTTCGGCTGGGACATCCGCGACGGCGCGAGCGTCGGTCTCGACAGCCGCCCCGAGCGGATCCGGGCCGTCGCCGAGGCGTCCCTCCGCCGCCTCCGCACCGACGCGATCGACCTCCTCTACCAGCACCGCGTCGACCCGAAGGTCCCGATCGAGGACGTCGCGGGCACGGTCGGGGAGCTCATCGCGGAGGGCAAGGTGCGGCACCTCGGGCTGTCCGAGGCCTCCGCCGAGACGATCCGGCGCGCCCACGCCGTGCATCCCGTGACCGCCGTCCAGAGCGAGTACTCGCTGTGGACCCGCGACCCCGAGGCCGACGTCCTGCCGACCCTGGCGGAGCTCGGCATCGGCTTGGTGCCCTTCAGCCCGCTCGGCAAGGGCTTCCTCACGGGCGGGGTCGACGCGTCGACGACCTTCGCGGAGGGCGACGTCCGCGGCACCATCCCGCGCTTCACGGCGGAGAACCGCGCCGCCAACCAGGCGCTCGTCGACCACGTCTCCGCCCTCGCGGCGGCGAAGGGCGCCACGTCCGGACAGGTCGCGCTCGCCTGGCTGCTCGCCCGGCAGCCGTGGATCGTGCCCATCCCCGGCACGCGACGCACCTCGCGCATCGAGGAGAACGCGGGCGCCACGGCGGTCGGCCTCTCCGCCGACGAGGTCGCCGACCTGTCGTCCCTCGCGGAGCGGGTGGGCGTGCGGGGGGACCGCTACAACCAGATCCACATGGGGTACGTCGACCGCTGA